The DNA segment TCCATTTGCAATCTTGAGTTCAATAGGTTTATATTTTTTTTCCATACTTGCCATTAAACTTCTTAAATCTTTGGGATTTTTTATTATATCTTCAGGAATATTTCGATAGAAACCTAATTCTAATATTGGCTCTTTATTTTTGTCAGTTACAATAAATGGAATTGTATTATTAGAAGCATTAATTGTAAGAATAAGCTCCTGTAAATCTAAACTAGGACTAATTTCCTGCTGAAATTTAAGTGCAGTTACCAAAATATCAACCCTTTTAATCTCTTCCTTACGGAGAAAATTGATGAGAATGGTGGAGGCGATCACAATGGTCAGAACAACGATCGTCATCAGGACAAAAATGATCCAGTTATTCAGTCTGGCAAATATTGATTTTCTCAAAGCAGATTATTTTAAAACACTCAGGATTTTCTGCAGCTCTGTGCTTCCGCTTCCCTGATAATTATTGATGATAATTGAAAACACATATTTTTTTCCTTCTTTCGAAGTATGAAATCCTGCAAAAGATTTAGTGTCTCTCATGGTTCCGCTTTTCATTTTCATTCCGTTATCCTGAGTCGGGAAACCATCATAATAAGATTCGAACCAGGGCTGTTTTTTAGCATAAATCAGTGCCTGTACTTCGGCTCTTGCGGCTACGTAATTCTGTGGGGAAAGTCCGCTTCCATCAGCAAAATTAATCATATTGGGATTAATTCCTTTCGACTTCCAGAATTCTTTCAGGAACGCTACACCGCTTTTAAAATTAGGATTTCCTTTTTTCTCTTTGCCTAAAGTTTTGATTAATGTTTCACCGTAAAGATTGATGCTCTTTCTTAAAAACCAATAGATGATCTTATCCAATGTTGGAGATTCGTAGGTGAAAATCATGTTATTTTTAGGAAAAACTGATATTTTTTTCCCTTCAATTTCAAGCTGGGAGTTGGTAACGGTTTTTCCCGAAAGCTCAATTCCTGCCTGCTGCAGCCATTGTTTAATCTCTACACCAAGTTGTAACGGAGGATTGGGTGTAGCTCCTGAGACCGTTACTGTTTTGGAAGGCAATGTTCCGTTTATCAAAGCGACATTAGAATGTGGCGCGGTAAAAATCAGGCTTTGATCTGAGGTTCCGCCTATTTTCACGTCATTGAGCCATTTTATACCCTCCAAAGGATAAGAAAAACTTTTGAATTCATTTCCGTTGATATTGATGTCAAACTGGTTTTCGCGCCAGTTAACTCCCCAGACTCCTGCTCCGTAATAATTCCCGAGATCATCCCACGGCCAGCCGCCGGGAATCGTCTGGTGATCAAAATAAGAATCATCAATAACAAGATCCCCTGAAATTTTTGTGATGCCTGCTTTTTTTATGGCTTCTAAAAGCTGCTGTTTAAAATTTTCCGGTTTATACCCGTCATATCTCCAGCTTCCGAGCGTTGGGTCCCCTGTTGAAGTGATGATAAAGTCTCCTTTCAGATTTCCTCCGGAAATATTTCCCGAATAACCAGCCGTCGTTTTATAGGTGTAGTTTTTGCCTAATACTTCAAGAGCCGCTGCTGCAGTAAATATTTTTTGAGTAGAAGCTGTAGACAGTCCTTTGTTTCCCTGATAATCATAAATAAAATTTCCGTTTTCGTCCGCAACGTAAAATGATAAGTTTGATGATACGGCACCTGAAGAATTCATCAGATTCTTTGTAGCCTCATCAAGTTTTCGGGATATATCCTGGGCAAAAACAACCTGCACGGATAAAGTAAGGACAGCTAATGTTTTTCTCATTCTTTAAGCTTATTTTCAGTCTATATAAAGAAAAATGATAATTACTGATGTACGACAAGTTCACCATTACATCACTATAATTCTTGCTGGTTAATAGCACGTAATAGAAATATCAGCATATACGGTTGAAACATCTTTTAATCAGAAATCAATTCAAATATAATTAAAAATAAATTACAGTTCTGTTCCGGGCTTGATCTCGTACGGTTCTTTATCTTTTTCGAAAATTCTGGTAAGCTCCGTTCCTTCAACGGTAATTTTATTATTTTTCCCTCTGATCCAGTTTCCTTCACGAAGTCCGACCACTTTAAGATCATTCTGTGTAAGAAATTCTTTAATTCGGGTTTCTCTTGTTTCACCGTTGTGTTTAAGTTCCGGATTCGGATCCAGATAATGCGGATTAATATTAAACGGAACGAGTCCCATACAATCAAAGCCTGAAGGATACACAATGGGCATATCGTTGGTGGTTTTCATGTTCTGTCCGCCGATATTGCTTCCGGCACTACAGCCAAGATAAGGTTTTCCGTTTTCAACATTATTTTTCAATATTGACATCAGGTTTTCTTCATGTAAAGTTTTAACCAACAGAAAAGTATTTCCGCCACCTGTAAAGAACCCTTTTGCATTATTCACTGCCGCTATTTTATCGTCAAATTCATGAAGCCCTTTTACTTTAATGTTGATTTTTTCAAAGAAAGAACGTGCTTTTTGCGTGTAATCCTCATGTGAAATGCCTCCCGGTCTGGCAAAAGGAATAAAAATAATTTCATCAATACCCTGAAAAAGGTTAGTGATTTCCTCTCTTAAATATTCCAGATAGTCTCCGCCAAAAAGTGTAGAAGTTGATGCTAATATGATATTCATCGGTATAAATGTCATTAAAAAGGTTAAAGTGACAAAGATAGTTTATATGTCATGAATCTAAAATTAATATAAAAGACCTAATTAACCCGTTAATTTTTTCAAAAAAAGCTTAAAGGTTCTAAAATATTAACTTTATGGAATCATTATTGAATTTTATTATATGCAATTGAAAAATATTAGAATTATGAAAATGACTAAAATGAATATCAGAACCCTTCTTTTAGGTTTAATGCTGACAGGAGGTTTAGGTTTTGTGAGCGCACAAACGACTCAGACAGACAGCACGGCAGGTACAGCTAATACAACTGCAGCCACAACAGCAAGTACTGCTCAGGCGTCTAATCCAACGATTGAAGCACTTAAAAAGCAAATAGAAGCTAATCCGAAAGATGCAGAAGCTTTAGCTAAATTAGCAGGAGCATATCAGGAAGCTTCAGATTGGACTAATGCGATAGATACGTGGAAGAAAATATCAGTTCTTTTACCGGATTGGGCTCCATCGTATTACAGTCAGGCTTACGCATATCAAAATGCAAAAGACGATGTCAATGCCAGATTGGCTTATGAAAAATATATAGCTACCGTAAAGCCTGAAGAGGTGGAACAGAATAAGAAAAACCTGGCATATGCGTACTTTTATGTAGCATTCTCAGAGCAACAAACTGATCCGGCCAAGGCTAAAGAACATATTGCAAAATCATTGCAGTATGATCCAACCAATCAGGATGCCATCAAGCTGAGCCAAGCTTTAAATTCATAGTTATAATGTAAATCCGGAGAATCTTCTCCGGATTATGTTTTATCGGTTTATTTTCTTTCCGAAAAAATCAGTCTCTCCGTTTAGATACCGGATGATCTTTTCAATATTCCTTTTAACTGCGGTTTCCGTTTTAAGGTTATTGATGTAACGGATCAGTTCCAGCTTTGCGGAAGGAATAAGGTTTTCAAAATTTTGCAGTGCCAGAGGATTTTCATGAATGGTTTTATACAATTCAGGGTGTATGGAAACTGTTCGTTCGGACCTGTCAAACTCAACTGAGACTTCTATCATTTCACCAATTCTTTTCGGTGAATCCTTAAGCATCGTCAGGTTAATATATAACCTCCACTCTCCCAAATATTTCATTAAATTTTGCGTGAACGGCTCACCATTTACCTTTCCTTTTACCGGAATGGGACTTTTGCATTTTCCTGCAGCCTGAAATATCTCATTCAGGATATCCTCAGGCACAAAAACGAAAGGGTTGATCTCAATAATTTCAAGCCTGGCTGTAAATGGATTGTTTTGCATATTTTAAAGATACATTTTTAATGGCTGTTTGTTCAGATAATTTCCCGAGTTTTTACTGTGTCTTCAGCCTAGCCTTGATTGAAGCAATTGTTTGAGCTCATTTTTATACTCATGGGTTGCGGCGGCGGAGCCGCCGCAACCCATGAGTATAAAAATAGCGAGTGCGGAAAGCAAGAAAAAGCTTCAAAATAAAAAATAATATCGCTTTTCGATGCAATCAAATTGCTCCTTAAAAAATCATAAATACAATTCAACGGAGTCAAAAAGCTACCAATAAAAATATGAATACTTAAATTTCGATATTAATCTGATTAAAACAATTAAAATTTTCCACTCAGAATGGAATGTTTATCTTTGTATTAAATAAATCTGTAAAGACATGAAATTTTTTATTGACACTGCTAATTTAGAGCAAATTAAAGAAGCTAAAGATCTTGGAATTCTTGACGGCGTTACGACCAATCCTTCATTAATGGCAAAAGAGGGAATTCAGGGTGCTGAAGCGATCAGAAATCATTATAAAGCAATTTGCGAAATTGTTGATGGAGATATTTCTGCGGAAGTTCTTTCTACAACATATGAGGAAATGATTAAAGAAGGTGACGAATTGGCAGCCATCCACCCGAATATAGTGGTTAAAATCCCGATGATCAAAGACGGAATTAAAGCATTAAAGTATTTTTCAGATAAAGGTATCAGAACCAACTGTACGCTGATTTTTTCTCCCGGGCAGGCTCTTTTGGCAGCAAAAGCAGGTGCTACCTACGTCTCTCCTTTCCTGGGAAGACTTGATGATATTTCAACAGATGGATTAAATTTAATCCAGGAAATCAGACTGATTTTTGATAACTACATGTATGAGACTGAAATTTTAGCCGCGTCTATCCGTCATGCTATGCATATCATCGATTGTGCGAAGATTGGTGCTGATGTAATCACTTCACCGCTTCCTCCGATTTTGAGCCTTCTTAAGCATCCGCTTACCGATAACGGACTGGCTCAGTTTATTGCAGATTCTCAGAAACTGGCTTAATTTAATTATAATAAAAATCATTAGCGCGGAAACTTTGTTTCCGCGCTAATGATTTTACTGTTCAATATTTCTCACAGGTTTGCAGGGATTTCCTACTGCAACAACATTTTCCGGAATATCTTTAGTGACAACACTTCCTGCGCCGATTACGGCATTTTTTCCAATCGAAACCCCGGGAAGAACTACTACATTTCCACCGAACCAAACATTATCTGCTACCTGTATAGGATCCGCCGTTTCAAGGCCCTCATTGCGTTGTTTTACATCAATGGGATGGCTGGCCGTGTAAAAGCTGCAATTGGGCCCGATAAATACATTATCGCCAAAAGTAACTTTAGCACAATCCAGAATGACAAGATTATGATTGGCATAAAAATTTTCTCCTGCTTCGATATTGTAACCATAGTCGCACCAGAAGTGGGGTTCTATACAGATATTTTTGCCAGTCTTCCCTAATATCTTTTTCAATAATGATATTCTTGCCTCTGAGTCGGAATTTCTGAGCTGGTTATATTGCCCGCAAAGATCTTTCGCAGCAATCTTTTCCTGTATGAGCTCCTGATCATAATTGGCATTGTATAAAAGTCCGTTCGCACATTTCTCTTTTTCTGTCATATCTTGTGATGTATATTGGTTTTAAGTCTAAAGATAGCAAAACAAAAACAGGATGAAAATATTCCATCCTGCTTTTAAAACAATTTATAATTTATTTTACTAAATCCAGCTCAATAGGATTACTATCCTTTTTTTGATTTTCTTTAGCGCTTTTTTCTATCAGTTTATAAACATCATTCATAGTTGTTTCTTCTGCTTGTTTTGTGCCATTACCATTCGTTATAATTTTTGTTGAAATATTTGCATTACTTCCAAAACTATTAAGTAATTGTTTCAAACCAAGTGAAGGGTCTTTATTGTAATCTTCCGAAAGTTTTTTAAACTTTTCTTTTGTTACTTCAATTTCATTTCCATTGATTACAGAAGCTAAATTATCAGGAATATCCTCTTCACGATCACCTCCCTGAACGGCTTTATTTCCCATTAAAGTTATTATATGTGAAGCAGTAGCATCTTCTATCTTTATTATAAGACCCGGCAATCCGTAAAATTTGTAAGGTCCGTCCTGAAAAGGAATTTCTGTTGTAAACCATGCAGTCCATTGTCTGCCTCCGAAATTTGTTGTGGCTTTCTGCGTATTGTACTCACCAATTTTTTGTTTATCCGGGAAAATTTTCCAGACTATCTTCTGGTCTTCTAAAACTTTATAAGTATCAATAGAAAGGGCTTCTATAATATATGTTTTATAATCTGGATATTTTTTTATTACTTTATAATCTTTTTTTCCGATAGTGAATAACTTAGTTTCATTCTTATCTATTTTGTAACTTTTATAATTCCCGTATTCTTTTGTTATTTTATCTTTTATTTCATTTTCAAAATCCGAATCAGATATATCCTTTTTCAAAGAATCTACTATTTGGCGATGCTTATCTTTGTAGTAATAAGAACCATTTTTCTTATCTATATCCAGTACCATGAGATCTCTTTTGACATCCGATTTATTATTGATATCCGGAATATATTTATATTCATAAAAAAAGCGGTTGATTTGCGCATTAATGCAGACGCTTAAAAGCATAAAAAGTAAAACATTTTTTTTCATAATTGTGCATTTTTTTTAAACTTTATCAATGATTTCTAATTCATATCTATTGACAAGGTTCAGATTAAAAATTAATTTATTTAGTTATTTATTTAATTTAAAAAATATTATTGGAATTTTTATTTGATCAAAAATAAGAAAATCTTAATTACTTACTAAATCCGGTTCAATGGGATTATTGTTTTTTGCAAGAGATTCTTTGGTTCTTTTTTCCATTTCGCGGAATACCTGATTGGGATCTGATATTTCTTTGCCGTCTGCCGTTCTTACCTTAAAACTTACTCTTGTATTATCACCACCATTTCTCATCATCATTTCTCTCATGTTTTTAGAAGGATCATTTACATAATCTTTCCATAATTTTTTATATTGGGATTTCGAAATTTCAAGCTCTTTTCCTCCGATTCCCATAATTTTTACATTACCGGGAACGTCCATTTCTGTTTGTGAAACCGGAGCTGCCATTTTCTTATTTCCTACCAGGGTCATAACATGAGAACCTGTAATATCTTCAAGTTTTACAATAAGCCCCGGCAGTCCATAAAATTTGTATGGTCCGTCCTGAAAAGGGATATCTGTGCTGAACCATGCAATCCACTCCCTTCCGCCATAGCTGGTGGTCGCTTTTTGGGCATTGTACGATCCTATTTTCTGTTTTTCGGGAAGTATTTTCCATTCCGGTTTCTGATCTTCCTTTACTTTATACTGATCCATGGAAATCCTTGTGAAAAGATAGGTTTTAAAATCGGGATAGCTTTTTGTCACTTTATATCCTACCATTCCCTGATTGTCCCTTCTGCTGATATTGATATTTCCGCCACCGCTTTTAATCTGCTTCTGCACTTCAGCCATAGAGGTGGAATCGGCTACAAACTTATCTCTGCTGTAATAATTTGAGCCTTTCTGATCAATATCCAGCAGCATCATTTCTTTTTTTACATCCTCTTTGTTATTGGAATCAGGTATAAATTTGTATTCATAGAAAAATCGATTGACTTGCGCACCGGCTGTAATGCTTATGAACAGGAGAAAAAGACTGATATTTTTCATAGTATATTATTTTTTAAAAAGCTCTGTCAATATTTATTGTTTTTATTAACAGAGCTGATGGGAACTTTCTATTTCTTTGTTTCGACTCTTACCTCTCCGGTCGTTTTTCCGTCCGTATTATTCTTATTGATATTCACACTTCTGATGGATTCCGGTTTTAGGGCTTCCATCTGTTCTTTTGTGGATTCTTTCCCGTCAATATAAATCTTCAGTTCTTCAATACCTTTTGTATTTTTAAATCCTGAAGTAATAATAGATGTACCGTTGTTACTGAATTTTATATTATCGGCATTGATTTTTAATACCCGATCTCCGGGAACCGTTCTGAAGGTATTGCTATAAATAAAAGGTCTTCTTCCGCCTTCCAACGCTCTTCTTTCTGCTTCCAGTTTTGCCCTTTCACCTTCCAGCTTCGCTCTTTTTTCTTCCAGCCTTGCACGTTCTTTATCGAGCTTAGCTCTTTTTTTGGCAGTTGCAGCAGATTCTTTTGCTTTTTCTGAAGATCTGAAAGCCATATCGGATTCAGGAGTCCATTTCATATCTCCGGTAGTTTTAAATTTATAGACTTTAACTTTCGGGGCATCCGGGGGTGCGGGAACATCAGGAAATTCAATATTCATTTCCGGAATTTCAGGCATGTCAAATTCATATTTAAAATCTTTAACCTCCTTCAATACATCTTTAAATTCTTTGGAGTTAAAATACTCATCAAATTTCATATCTTTTCCATCGATTTTAATGACCATTGCAGAATTAAGAAAATCTTTAGAACTTGCTATTTTTCCGATTTCACCGGATAGTTTTCCGATCTCTTCAAGATTTTTATTGTATTCATTACTTTCCGGCTTAAAATTTTTCAGAGCCTCAGTTCTTTCCTGAATCTTTTTGCTCAGCTCGGCAATTTTCCTGTCATCATCTGATTTTCTGTATACTTTTGGAGTAACTATGGTTTTATTTTCAGATGATTTTGGAGAAATGGTGTCTTTTTTAACAATACTCTTATTTTCTTTTTTGATTTGAGAAACGGCCTTCTCAATCTCCATATTCGTTGCTTTAATTTCCTGGTTTTTAGCATTTACCAGATAAGCAAAAGCTACTGAAAATACAACCGGCAACGCAAAAATTCTACGCGCATACCCGAATTTTGTTTTAGGTTTTTGTAACATTTTTAATCGTTTTTTTAAATTAGAACTTAAAAACGGACTGGTGGCAGGCAACTGGTTTCCGGAAAAGTGGCTTGCTAAAAGCATCTGCGCAAATGCTTTGGTGTCCGATTGTTTTACGGCTTTTTTATCAGCCAGATATTCGTGAATTAAACTAATTTCTTTTTTAATGAGATGAAAGAACGGATTGAACCAGAAAACAGACGTAATAATTTCCATAAAGATTTTATCGAATGAATGTTTCTGTTCGATGTGAACCATTTCGTGTTTCAAAATCTGTTTTCCGACATCTGAATTCAACATAATTGAATTTTTCCAGAAAAGATTTTTAAAGTATGAAAAAGGCGCTTCACTAAGGTTGGTATGGTAAAAGTTGATTCCGTCAAAGCTTTCCTTATGAAACTGACTTTTCAACCGGTGGATTCTGAAAATCCCGTAGATCAATCTTCCTAAAAAATAGAAAGAAACCAGCCCCAAAGCTGAAAAAATAATTCTAAAATAAGTGGAATCATGGGTTGCATTTTTATTGTTAAAATTCTGTACGGTATCTATTAATTTATAGATATCATTACTCACCTCGATAGTAAAATCTTCAACTTTCACTAACGGCAGCAGCAGTGATATGAGCATCGCAGACAAAAGATAAAATCTGTTGTAGTGATGAAATGTCCTGTCTTTTAAAGACAATTTATAATACAAAAACATTACACCGGAACATAAAATAACTTTCCCAAAATATAGAAGTACAGTTTCCATAGCCTATCAGTTTTTCTTTTTAAGTTCGTGCAGCAGCATTTCAAGATCTTCCACAGTCATCTCATTCTTTTCTACCAGAAATGAAACGGCGCTTTTATAAGAACCCTTGAAATAATTTTTAACCAGACTTTTTATTGTTTTTCCGGAGTACTGCTCTTTGGATACCAGTGGAAAATACTCATGCTGCCTTCCGTACACATGATAATCAACAAATTCTTTTTCCTTTAAAACTTTAAGAATTGTGGAAACGGTATTTGTATGAGGTTTCGGTTCGGGAAAAAGATCGAGGACATCTTTCAGAAATCCTTTTTCGAGTTTCCATAAATACTGCATTACCTGCTCTTCTGCTTTAGTTAACGTCTGAATTTTCATACATTTTTCATTTATCATTGATTGTGATACGATTCAATTTCAATATCACTAAGAAATTAGTTATACAAATGTAGAAATATTTCCTGTCCAAACAACTACTTTTTTAGTGATAACAAAGATTATTTCATAATTAACTGAAAATCAATGCTATAATTTTTATTAAAATTTGTTAAATTTTTAACTGCTGCAATTTATCAGACAATTAATATTCATTAAAAAGAAAAATTTTCATTTAAATTCTTAAAACTTGTTAAATTTTATTAAATAAAATTAAAATGAATTTGTCTTAACTCAGAAAATATATTTATTTTAGTGCTTTAAAAATTTCTCATGAAAAGATATAATTTGTTATTTGTACTATTACTCCTGATTTTTAACGTGATCAATGCCCAGAAAAAGGGTACTCCAGCAGCAGATTTCAGTGCGATAGGTGAAGCGAAAACCAAGATTGAAAATACAGTTCCTTTAGTTATCAAACATTTAAAAGAGATCAGCGAAAAAGAAAATGACCCTGCAATCCTTACCAACGGAACCAATG comes from the Chryseobacterium nepalense genome and includes:
- the dacB gene encoding D-alanyl-D-alanine carboxypeptidase/D-alanyl-D-alanine endopeptidase, translated to MRKTLAVLTLSVQVVFAQDISRKLDEATKNLMNSSGAVSSNLSFYVADENGNFIYDYQGNKGLSTASTQKIFTAAAALEVLGKNYTYKTTAGYSGNISGGNLKGDFIITSTGDPTLGSWRYDGYKPENFKQQLLEAIKKAGITKISGDLVIDDSYFDHQTIPGGWPWDDLGNYYGAGVWGVNWRENQFDININGNEFKSFSYPLEGIKWLNDVKIGGTSDQSLIFTAPHSNVALINGTLPSKTVTVSGATPNPPLQLGVEIKQWLQQAGIELSGKTVTNSQLEIEGKKISVFPKNNMIFTYESPTLDKIIYWFLRKSINLYGETLIKTLGKEKKGNPNFKSGVAFLKEFWKSKGINPNMINFADGSGLSPQNYVAARAEVQALIYAKKQPWFESYYDGFPTQDNGMKMKSGTMRDTKSFAGFHTSKEGKKYVFSIIINNYQGSGSTELQKILSVLK
- the pepE gene encoding dipeptidase PepE; translated protein: MNIILASTSTLFGGDYLEYLREEITNLFQGIDEIIFIPFARPGGISHEDYTQKARSFFEKINIKVKGLHEFDDKIAAVNNAKGFFTGGGNTFLLVKTLHEENLMSILKNNVENGKPYLGCSAGSNIGGQNMKTTNDMPIVYPSGFDCMGLVPFNINPHYLDPNPELKHNGETRETRIKEFLTQNDLKVVGLREGNWIRGKNNKITVEGTELTRIFEKDKEPYEIKPGTEL
- a CDS encoding tetratricopeptide repeat protein, with the translated sequence MKMTKMNIRTLLLGLMLTGGLGFVSAQTTQTDSTAGTANTTAATTASTAQASNPTIEALKKQIEANPKDAEALAKLAGAYQEASDWTNAIDTWKKISVLLPDWAPSYYSQAYAYQNAKDDVNARLAYEKYIATVKPEEVEQNKKNLAYAYFYVAFSEQQTDPAKAKEHIAKSLQYDPTNQDAIKLSQALNS
- a CDS encoding DUF1905 domain-containing protein — its product is MQNNPFTARLEIIEINPFVFVPEDILNEIFQAAGKCKSPIPVKGKVNGEPFTQNLMKYLGEWRLYINLTMLKDSPKRIGEMIEVSVEFDRSERTVSIHPELYKTIHENPLALQNFENLIPSAKLELIRYINNLKTETAVKRNIEKIIRYLNGETDFFGKKINR
- the fsa gene encoding fructose-6-phosphate aldolase, whose translation is MKFFIDTANLEQIKEAKDLGILDGVTTNPSLMAKEGIQGAEAIRNHYKAICEIVDGDISAEVLSTTYEEMIKEGDELAAIHPNIVVKIPMIKDGIKALKYFSDKGIRTNCTLIFSPGQALLAAKAGATYVSPFLGRLDDISTDGLNLIQEIRLIFDNYMYETEILAASIRHAMHIIDCAKIGADVITSPLPPILSLLKHPLTDNGLAQFIADSQKLA
- a CDS encoding sugar O-acetyltransferase translates to MTEKEKCANGLLYNANYDQELIQEKIAAKDLCGQYNQLRNSDSEARISLLKKILGKTGKNICIEPHFWCDYGYNIEAGENFYANHNLVILDCAKVTFGDNVFIGPNCSFYTASHPIDVKQRNEGLETADPIQVADNVWFGGNVVVLPGVSIGKNAVIGAGSVVTKDIPENVVAVGNPCKPVRNIEQ
- a CDS encoding GLPGLI family protein, yielding MKKNVLLFMLLSVCINAQINRFFYEYKYIPDINNKSDVKRDLMVLDIDKKNGSYYYKDKHRQIVDSLKKDISDSDFENEIKDKITKEYGNYKSYKIDKNETKLFTIGKKDYKVIKKYPDYKTYIIEALSIDTYKVLEDQKIVWKIFPDKQKIGEYNTQKATTNFGGRQWTAWFTTEIPFQDGPYKFYGLPGLIIKIEDATASHIITLMGNKAVQGGDREEDIPDNLASVINGNEIEVTKEKFKKLSEDYNKDPSLGLKQLLNSFGSNANISTKIITNGNGTKQAEETTMNDVYKLIEKSAKENQKKDSNPIELDLVK
- a CDS encoding GLPGLI family protein, producing MKNISLFLLFISITAGAQVNRFFYEYKFIPDSNNKEDVKKEMMLLDIDQKGSNYYSRDKFVADSTSMAEVQKQIKSGGGNINISRRDNQGMVGYKVTKSYPDFKTYLFTRISMDQYKVKEDQKPEWKILPEKQKIGSYNAQKATTSYGGREWIAWFSTDIPFQDGPYKFYGLPGLIVKLEDITGSHVMTLVGNKKMAAPVSQTEMDVPGNVKIMGIGGKELEISKSQYKKLWKDYVNDPSKNMREMMMRNGGDNTRVSFKVRTADGKEISDPNQVFREMEKRTKESLAKNNNPIEPDLVSN
- a CDS encoding M56 family metallopeptidase, translated to METVLLYFGKVILCSGVMFLYYKLSLKDRTFHHYNRFYLLSAMLISLLLPLVKVEDFTIEVSNDIYKLIDTVQNFNNKNATHDSTYFRIIFSALGLVSFYFLGRLIYGIFRIHRLKSQFHKESFDGINFYHTNLSEAPFSYFKNLFWKNSIMLNSDVGKQILKHEMVHIEQKHSFDKIFMEIITSVFWFNPFFHLIKKEISLIHEYLADKKAVKQSDTKAFAQMLLASHFSGNQLPATSPFLSSNLKKRLKMLQKPKTKFGYARRIFALPVVFSVAFAYLVNAKNQEIKATNMEIEKAVSQIKKENKSIVKKDTISPKSSENKTIVTPKVYRKSDDDRKIAELSKKIQERTEALKNFKPESNEYNKNLEEIGKLSGEIGKIASSKDFLNSAMVIKIDGKDMKFDEYFNSKEFKDVLKEVKDFKYEFDMPEIPEMNIEFPDVPAPPDAPKVKVYKFKTTGDMKWTPESDMAFRSSEKAKESAATAKKRAKLDKERARLEEKRAKLEGERAKLEAERRALEGGRRPFIYSNTFRTVPGDRVLKINADNIKFSNNGTSIITSGFKNTKGIEELKIYIDGKESTKEQMEALKPESIRSVNINKNNTDGKTTGEVRVETKK
- a CDS encoding BlaI/MecI/CopY family transcriptional regulator → MKIQTLTKAEEQVMQYLWKLEKGFLKDVLDLFPEPKPHTNTVSTILKVLKEKEFVDYHVYGRQHEYFPLVSKEQYSGKTIKSLVKNYFKGSYKSAVSFLVEKNEMTVEDLEMLLHELKKKN